A window of the Lactuca sativa cultivar Salinas chromosome 5, Lsat_Salinas_v11, whole genome shotgun sequence genome harbors these coding sequences:
- the LOC111898411 gene encoding auxin-responsive protein IAA29 → MELELSLSPPNQRRQPMKKTCHVGNTTTRYPLVSWNQEEEDEPNKNSVNEDYQQDLDGEGEGLTGWPPLNSWRRRLIEGVGFNGRVDDEEEGDNIHVMTNNYNESLFVKVKMDGVGIARKIDLNAFHSYQMLTNTLLDMFDKYVEIHEEGASYTLVYQHKDGHWLLARDFPWEMFIASVQRIRLARN, encoded by the exons atgGAACTTGAGCTAAGTCTTTCACCTCCCAATCAAAGAAGACAACCAATGAAGAAAACCTGCCATGTTGGCAACACCACGACAAGATATCCTCTGGTTTCAtggaatcaagaagaagaagatgaacccaACAAAAATTCCGTCAACGAAGATTACCAACA AGATTTGGATGGTGAAGGAGAAGGTTTAACTGGATGGCCACCATTGAATTCATGGAGGCGAAGGTTGATTGAAGGTGTAGGGTTTAATGGAAGGgtggatgatgaagaagaaggtgacaATATCCATGTGATGACTAACAACTACAATGAGTCGTTGTTTGTGAAGGTGAAGATGGATGGAGTTGGAATTGCAAGGAAAATCGACTTGAATGCTTTTCATTCTTATCAAATGCTCACCAACACATTGCTCGACATGTTTGACAAAT ATGTTGAAATTCATGAAGAAGGTGCAAGTTACACGCTCGTATATCAACACAAAGATGGACACTGGTTACTTGCACGAGActttccatggga AATGTTCATAGCTAGCGTACAACGTATACGATTGGCAAGAAACTAA